In Cygnus olor isolate bCygOlo1 chromosome 12, bCygOlo1.pri.v2, whole genome shotgun sequence, one DNA window encodes the following:
- the DPEP1 gene encoding dipeptidase 1 isoform X1, giving the protein MWGEFGGAASPPSRAGGAQDPPGCGGPDGEPCAVGCQPHTVPHTMQASAPHIRARCAAVGASQPSHPRMRGWGWVCSTWLLTAPAAPRCRSLPAATGRMHPTVGDGAREGQCLSFPPQQQQHRCPCCPTAAPQPSAWGSLGTELRGALELGHRPAPWRGLALGWPEPVPAPSADTQARKHIAQPLLGAATRASRGQRLPRWWQDTGLIPEQPAAPIPTRGEDRMLRWSVLVLCLLLPCSAQQHQEEAKRIMETTPVIDGHNDLPWQLLKRFNNQLGLPEANLTQLTGTHTNIPKLNAGHVGGQFWSVYVPCETQNKDAVKRTLEQIDVVHRMCELYPETFACVVNSAGIEAAFQNKKVASLIGVEGGHSIDSSLGVLRTFYHLGVRYMTLTHSCNTPWADNWLVDTAEESPVHHGLSSFGKTVVEEMNRLGMIVDLAHVSVDTMKMVLNISKAPVIFSHSSAYSLCPHRRNVPDDVLRMVASKEGLVMVNFYNEYVTCSDKANLSDVADHMDHVKKVAGAQSVGFGGDYDGVTGVPTGLEDVSTYPALVAELLLRNWTEQDVRAALANNLLRVFRKVEEVKMSLQGTAPHEEPIAFKELAGECRTSYGYSDTSGAGPAPLLPAALVLALPLLSTLLS; this is encoded by the exons ATGTGGGGGGAGTTTGGAGGGGCTGCgagcccccccagcagggccGGGGGTGCTCAGGACCCTCCTGGCTGCGGTGGCCCAGACGGTGAGCCGTGTGCCGTGGGGTGCCAGCCCCACACCGTGCCCCATACGATGCAGGCCTCGGCGCCCCACATCCGGGCTCGCTGCGCCGCAGTGGGggcctcccagcccagccaccccaggatgaggggctggggctgggtttgCTCCACGTGGCTCCTCACCGCTCCCGCAGCCCCACGGTGCCGCTCCTTGCCCGCGGCCACCGGCAGGATGCACCCCACGGTGGGTGACGGGGCGCGGGAAGGgcagtgcctcagtttccccccgcagcagcagcagcaccggtGCCCGTGCTGCCCCAccgctgccccccagccctcgGCGTGGGGCAGCCTGGGCACGGAGCTGCGGGGCGCGCTGGAGCTCGGCCACCGCCCGGCGCCATGGCGGGGGCTGGCTCTGGGGTGGCCGGAGCCCGTTCCAGCCCCGAGCGCAGACACACAAGCCAGAAAACATATTGCACAGCCGCTACTGGGAGCAGCCACCCGAGCGTCCCGGGGACAGCG GCTCCCACGGTGGTGGCAGGACACCGGTCTCATCCCAGAGCAGCCGGCGGCGCCCATACCCACACGGGGCGAGGATAGGATGCTGCGCTGGAGCgtgctggtgctgtgcctgctcctgccctgctcggcgcagcagcaccaggaggaggCCAAGCGCATCATGGAGACCACGCCGGTCATCGACGG GCACAACGACCTGCCCTGGCAGCTCCTCAAAAGGTTCAACAACCAGCTGGGGCTGCCGGAGGCCAACCTCACGCAGCTGACCGGCACGCACACCAACATCCCCAAGCTGAACGCCGGGCACGTGGGCGGCCAG TTCTGGTCGGTGTACGTGCCCTGCGAGACGCAGAACAAGGACGCGGTGAAGCGCACGCTGGAGCAGATCGACGTGGTGCACCGCATGTGCGAGCTCTACCCCGAGACCTTCGCCTGTGTCGTCAACAGCGCCG GCATCGAGGCGGCTTTCCAGAACAAGAAGGTGGCCAGCCTCATCGGCGTGGAGGGCGGCCACTCCATCGACAGCAGCCTGGGCGTCCTGCGCACCTTCTACCACCTGGGCGTCCGCTACATGACCCTCACCCACAGCTGCAACACGCCCTG GGCTGACAACTGGCTGGTGGACACCGCGGAGGAGTCGCCCGTGCACCACGGCCTCTCGTCCTTTGGGAAG ACCGTGGTGGAGGAGATGAACCGCCTGGGCATGATCGTGGACCTGGCCCACGTCTCAGTGGATACCATGAAGATGGTGCTGAACATCTCCAAAGCCCCCGTCATCTTCAGCCACTCGTCCGCCTACAGCCTCTGCCCGCACCGCCGCAACGTGCCGGATGACGTGCTGAGGATGGTG GCCTccaaggaggggctggtgaTGGTCAACTTCTACAACGAGTACGTGACGTGCAGTGACAAGGCCAACCTGAGCGACGTCGCGG ACCACATGGACCACGTGAAGAAGGTGGCAGGCGCCCAGTCCGTCGGCTTCGGCGGGGACTACGACGGCGTCACGGG GGTCCCCACGGGCCTGGAGGACGTCTCCACCTACCCGGCGCTGGTGGcggagctgctgctcaggaacTGGACGGAGCAGGATGTGAGAGCGGCGCTGGCGAACAACCTGCTCCGTGTGTTCAGGAAGGTGGAGGAG